Part of the Pseudomonas sp. P8_241 genome is shown below.
CCACCGGCTGGCTAAACCCCTTGATAGCGGTAATGCAAAGGCAGGGCGAACGCTACCGGTATCTGCCGTAACGTCCGCCCTGCCTTTGCACATGAACAGGGCTGGATTTATTCCTTGTTACTCAGGTGGCAGCCTTGACCAGCAGATGATCGCCGAACTGCTCGCGCAGGCGGTTCTTCAACACCTTGCCCGTAGCCCCCAGTGGAATCGCGTCGACGAAGACCACATCATCCGGCGCCCACCACTTGGCAATCTTGCCGTCATAAAAGGCCAGCAGATCTTCCCGGGTCAGGGCTGCCTGCGCTTTCCTGACGATGATCAGCAAGGGCCGTTCATCCCACTTCGCGTGTTTCGCGGCGATGCAGGCCGCCTGGGCGACTGAGGGATGGCTCAGGGCAATATTCTCCAGATCGATCGAGCCGATCCACTCCCCACCCGACTTGATCACGTCCTTGCTGCGATCGGTGATCTGCATGAAGCCATCACCATCGATGGTCGCCACATCGCCGGTGGGGAACCAGGTCTGGCCGGCGTGTTCGAGCAGCGGCGAACAGTCGCTTTCATTTCTGAAATAGTCGCGTACCACCCAGGGGCCACGCACCATCAGGTCACCCGAGGTCGCGCCGTCCCAAGGCAGCTCCAGGCCGTCCGCGTCAACGATCTTCATGTCGACGCCAAACACCGCCCGGCCTTGCTTGGATTGCACGGCATAACGCTCTGCCGGAGACATTTCGAGGTGCCTGGCCTTCAGGGCGCCGACGGTTCCAATAGGGCTAAGCTCCGTCATCCCCCAGACGTGCAATACCGCTACGCCGTAGGTTTGCTGAAAGGTGTGCAGCATGGACGGGGGGCAGGTCGCGCCACCGATGATGCTGCGTTTCATGCTGGAGAATTGCCGCCCGGTTTTTTCCAGATGACCAAGCAGGCCTTGCCACACGGTAGGGACACCCGCGGACAGTGTCACCTGCTCGGCTTCGAGCAGTTCGAACAGCGATGCTCCATCCAGGGCCGGTCCGGGAAATACAAGTTTTGCCCCGACCATGCACGCGATGTAGGGAAGTCCCCAGGCGTTGATATGGAACATCGGCACAACGGGCAGGATCACGTCGTGTGCCGAACAATTCAGGGCGTCAGGGAGCGCGGCGGCATAGGTGTGCAGCACCGACGAGCGATGACTGTACAAAACCCCTTTAGGGTTGCCCGTGGTGCCGGAGGTGTAGCAGAGCGTACTGGCGGCATCCTCGTCGAAAACCGGCCAGGCGAAGTCAGGGGATCCCTGTTGAAGGAGGTCTTCATAGCAAAGCAAGTTGTCGATGCCGGCATCCTCGGGCATGTGCGCCTGATCAGTCATGGCGATGAACGCCTTGACCCCATTGCAGCGCCCGGCGATGGCCTTGATCAGTGGCAAGAAGGTCAAGTCGAAGAAGATGTACTGGTCTTCGGCGTGATTGGCGATGTAGGCGACCTGGTCTTCATGCAGGCGAGGGTTGATGGTATGCACAATGGCACCCATGCCGGCAACGCCGTAGTACAACTCCAGGTGTCGATAGCCATTCCATGCCAGTGTGCCGATCCGCTCGGAAGGCTTGACGCCCAGGCGGGTGAGTGCGCTGGCCAACTGGCGCGCGCGATGGTGGCAGTCACGGAAGGTGTAGCGATGGATATCGCCCTCCACGCGACGGGATACGATCTGCGTATCACCGTGATGGCGGTCGGCATGTTCAATGAGTGAGGAAATCAAAAGCTGCTTTTGCATCATCAGGCCTTTCATGGCATCGCTCCGTTCGCTTGTCTGTGATCGGGGGAGCGAGCAGGCGGCCAGGCCCGGGTCAGATTTCGCGTCAAGACCGCGACCCGACACAGCCTGTTTCCCTCCCCTGAATGATTGCTAACCGGTAACTGGCCCGGTCGCCCCTTGAACCAGAGGCGCCGGTTTTTCCCGTGAAATCCGGGTCAGTTGAATGCCGTCAGGTCTTTCGGCGCGATGTTATGCTGCTCGCAATAAGCTAGATAGCGTTGCAACCCGGTCTTCCAGTTTTCCAGCGCGACGATGTTGTCGTTGCCGTCCAGGAACGCGAGATCGCCCGTCACTTGAACCAGCATGAGCGAATACCCGTCCGCGCTTCCCGTGCTGACGACTTCAGGTGTGTGAGTCGACGCGGCCGTCTCATAGACGATGCTGCCGGGGCCGGCGATCCAGTCATGCTCCTTGTATTTCCACTGACCTTCGATCGTGTAGACCATGACCGTGCCGGTGTGGTGGTGCTTGGGCAGTTGCATGTCCAGCGGCGCCTTCATCATGACGATCCATTCGCCACGGATCGGGTCGAGCTTGAAGTACTTGAGCAGGACGTTATCGGCATAAGGGGTAAACGGAATCCAGGGCAGGGATTCGCCATCGATGACTGCGGTGTCGACGTGTTCGTAGAGCATAGGTATCTCCGTTGATTGTTGTTTTGATCGGGAATTTTTCGGCGGCCGGGATCGTCCGACCATCACGGATGGTCGGGTGCCCGGGCTGTCTGTGTGGCAGTCAGGGTCAGGTCAGCGGGGTTCCCGCAAGAGTTGCGCGCAGCATCTTCCGTGGCGCGTTGCCGTAGTCAGCCACGGCGTAGTGCTGGACTTGCAGGTTGTCCCACATGGCAACGGTGTTGGTGCGCCACTTCAGGCGAACCTGGTATTCCGGGATGGCGGCCTGGGAGATCAGGTAATTCATCAGGTGATGAGCCTGGGGCATAAAGTCCTGGCCGTAGCGGATGTCCTCGAAGTTGAAGAAGTTCGAGAAATGGGTGGTGAATGCGGAATTGACGAACAGCACCTTCTCGCCTGTCTCGGGATGCACAAGCACTACCGGATGCTCGGCGCCGGGGGTCTTCAGAGCCATCGCGTGACGCTCTTCGCGTGGCAACTGGGCGCCAAAGGTCTGCTCGGCACCGTGCTTGGCATACAAGCCATCGATTCGTTGCTTGATGCTTTCGGGCAGCTTTTCGTAGGCCATCACCATGTTGGAAAACAGCGTATCGCCGCCGGTCTCCGGACCCAGTTCGCAGCGCAATACCGCGCCGCGGGGCGGCGCCTGCTTGTAGGTGACATCGGCATGCCAGAGGTTTTCGCGACTAGCCTTTTCCACATAGCTCTTGGGTTTGCTCGGATCGAGATTGCGGTACAGCATCAGCAGCTTGTCCGCCTCCGGATGGCTCGGCGCCAGGGGATGGGCTTCCAGTTCGCTGAATTGTGCGGCGAAGTGCTGTTGCTCCATTGGAGTGATGTTCTGGTCGCGAAAGAACAACACTTTGTGCTTGAGCCACAGGGCCCTGATTTCCGCGATCAGTTCGGGGTCCTGGGCAGCGTCGACAAGGTTGACGTTGCTGAGCTCTGCGCCGATGGCGGGTGTGCAAAGCTCTACCTTGATCGAATGCTGTCGCACCGACGACCGGATAAGGGCCGGTGCGGAGGGCGATGCTGGTGAAGGGC
Proteins encoded:
- a CDS encoding 3-(methylthio)propionyl-CoA ligase, yielding MKGLMMQKQLLISSLIEHADRHHGDTQIVSRRVEGDIHRYTFRDCHHRARQLASALTRLGVKPSERIGTLAWNGYRHLELYYGVAGMGAIVHTINPRLHEDQVAYIANHAEDQYIFFDLTFLPLIKAIAGRCNGVKAFIAMTDQAHMPEDAGIDNLLCYEDLLQQGSPDFAWPVFDEDAASTLCYTSGTTGNPKGVLYSHRSSVLHTYAAALPDALNCSAHDVILPVVPMFHINAWGLPYIACMVGAKLVFPGPALDGASLFELLEAEQVTLSAGVPTVWQGLLGHLEKTGRQFSSMKRSIIGGATCPPSMLHTFQQTYGVAVLHVWGMTELSPIGTVGALKARHLEMSPAERYAVQSKQGRAVFGVDMKIVDADGLELPWDGATSGDLMVRGPWVVRDYFRNESDCSPLLEHAGQTWFPTGDVATIDGDGFMQITDRSKDVIKSGGEWIGSIDLENIALSHPSVAQAACIAAKHAKWDERPLLIIVRKAQAALTREDLLAFYDGKIAKWWAPDDVVFVDAIPLGATGKVLKNRLREQFGDHLLVKAAT
- a CDS encoding 2,4'-dihydroxyacetophenone dioxygenase family protein, whose product is MLYEHVDTAVIDGESLPWIPFTPYADNVLLKYFKLDPIRGEWIVMMKAPLDMQLPKHHHTGTVMVYTIEGQWKYKEHDWIAGPGSIVYETAASTHTPEVVSTGSADGYSLMLVQVTGDLAFLDGNDNIVALENWKTGLQRYLAYCEQHNIAPKDLTAFN
- a CDS encoding TauD/TfdA dioxygenase family protein, which translates into the protein MKVELCTPAIGAELSNVNLVDAAQDPELIAEIRALWLKHKVLFFRDQNITPMEQQHFAAQFSELEAHPLAPSHPEADKLLMLYRNLDPSKPKSYVEKASRENLWHADVTYKQAPPRGAVLRCELGPETGGDTLFSNMVMAYEKLPESIKQRIDGLYAKHGAEQTFGAQLPREERHAMALKTPGAEHPVVLVHPETGEKVLFVNSAFTTHFSNFFNFEDIRYGQDFMPQAHHLMNYLISQAAIPEYQVRLKWRTNTVAMWDNLQVQHYAVADYGNAPRKMLRATLAGTPLT